A genome region from Natronosalvus rutilus includes the following:
- a CDS encoding ATP-dependent DNA helicase produces the protein MNVEDLSGLPPGAREHFREEGIEELYPPQAAAVEAGILEGDSLVAAVPTASGKTMIAALSMLSAIERGGKALYIVPLRALASEKKAEFDAFERFGVTTGVTTGNYESTSDWLATKDLIVATSEKVDSLVRNGADWLSELTCVVSDEVHLIDDRNRGPTLEVTLAKLRQLNPALQVVALSATVGNADEIAGWLGAELVDSDWRPIDLQMGVHYGNALHFDDGTTREVPVEGSEKQEEALVRDILEEGGSSLVFVNSRRNAEAAARRLARTSGPQLTPEERGRLADLATEVRDVSDTETSDDLATCVEQGSAFHHAGLASEHRTLVEDAFRDRLLKVISATPTLAAGVNTPARRVVVRDWRRFDATAGGMAPLNVLEVHQMMGRAGRPGLDPYGEAVLLAKNHDEMDDLFEGYVWAEPEDVRSKLAAEPALRTHVLATVASGFATTREGLLSFLSDTLYASQSGEAGRLETVTDDVLGYLERNDFIEREGGNGNGSETEPVDEGAFVSAADLAEPDSSDEAVTLRATSLGHTVSRLYLDPMSAAEIVHGLESADERPTPLGLYQLIARTPDMYELYLRSGEDEKFGELFYEREAELLGDAPSEYEDARFEDWLAALKTGKLLEDWAEEDDEDRLTDRYKIGPGDLRGKVDTAEWLLGAAESLAGEIGSEWTVAVREARARVEHGVREDLLELVGIRGVGRKRARQLYAAGLETPADLRAADKGIVLGALRGEKTAETILENAGREDPSMDGVEPRAPDGSLRSGGSGGGTSEAIESAGSNAEDDDDETQASLGDF, from the coding sequence ATGAACGTCGAGGACCTCTCGGGACTGCCCCCCGGCGCCCGCGAACACTTTCGCGAGGAGGGGATCGAGGAATTGTACCCGCCCCAGGCCGCCGCCGTCGAGGCGGGCATCCTCGAGGGCGACAGTCTCGTCGCCGCGGTGCCGACCGCAAGCGGGAAGACGATGATCGCCGCCCTCTCGATGCTATCGGCGATCGAACGCGGCGGGAAGGCGCTGTACATCGTCCCGCTCCGGGCGCTCGCGAGCGAGAAGAAGGCCGAGTTCGATGCGTTCGAACGGTTCGGCGTGACGACGGGCGTCACCACGGGCAACTACGAGTCCACGAGCGACTGGCTCGCCACGAAGGACCTGATCGTCGCCACGAGCGAGAAGGTCGACTCGCTCGTCCGCAACGGCGCCGACTGGCTCTCGGAGCTGACCTGCGTCGTGAGCGACGAGGTACACCTGATCGACGACCGCAATCGGGGGCCGACGCTCGAAGTGACGCTGGCCAAACTGCGGCAACTCAACCCGGCCCTGCAGGTGGTCGCGCTCTCGGCGACGGTCGGCAACGCCGACGAGATCGCGGGCTGGCTCGGCGCCGAACTGGTCGACAGCGACTGGCGACCGATCGATCTCCAAATGGGGGTTCATTACGGCAACGCCCTCCACTTCGACGACGGGACGACCCGCGAGGTGCCCGTCGAGGGCTCGGAGAAGCAAGAGGAAGCCCTCGTCAGGGACATCCTCGAGGAGGGCGGCTCCTCGCTCGTGTTCGTCAACTCGCGGCGGAACGCGGAGGCGGCGGCCCGCCGGTTAGCGCGGACCAGCGGCCCGCAACTCACGCCCGAAGAGCGAGGACGACTCGCCGATCTGGCGACCGAAGTTCGGGACGTGAGCGACACCGAGACGAGCGACGACCTCGCGACCTGCGTCGAGCAGGGGTCGGCGTTTCACCACGCCGGCCTGGCGAGCGAGCACCGGACGCTGGTCGAGGACGCCTTCCGCGACCGCCTGCTGAAAGTGATTTCGGCGACCCCGACCCTCGCCGCCGGCGTCAACACGCCCGCTCGCCGCGTCGTCGTTCGCGACTGGCGGCGCTTCGACGCCACCGCCGGTGGAATGGCGCCCCTGAACGTCCTCGAGGTCCACCAGATGATGGGACGGGCCGGTCGTCCAGGACTGGATCCCTACGGCGAAGCCGTCCTGCTCGCGAAGAACCACGACGAGATGGACGACCTCTTCGAGGGCTACGTCTGGGCCGAGCCCGAGGACGTCCGCTCGAAGCTCGCCGCCGAACCCGCCCTCCGAACACACGTGCTGGCCACGGTCGCCTCCGGGTTCGCCACCACGCGCGAGGGGCTACTCTCGTTTCTCTCGGATACGCTTTACGCCAGCCAGTCGGGCGAGGCCGGCCGCCTCGAGACCGTCACCGACGACGTATTGGGCTATCTCGAGCGGAACGACTTCATCGAACGAGAGGGCGGGAACGGGAACGGGAGCGAAACAGAACCCGTCGACGAGGGCGCGTTCGTCTCCGCGGCCGATCTCGCCGAGCCGGACTCGAGCGACGAGGCGGTCACGCTCCGGGCGACGAGCCTCGGCCACACCGTCTCGCGGCTCTACCTCGACCCGATGAGCGCCGCCGAAATCGTCCACGGGCTCGAGTCCGCCGACGAACGACCCACGCCCCTCGGCCTGTACCAGTTGATCGCCCGCACACCGGACATGTACGAACTCTACCTCCGGTCGGGCGAGGACGAGAAGTTCGGCGAACTGTTCTACGAACGCGAGGCCGAGTTGCTCGGCGACGCCCCGAGCGAGTACGAGGACGCCCGCTTCGAGGACTGGCTCGCCGCCCTCAAGACCGGAAAGCTGCTCGAGGACTGGGCCGAAGAGGACGACGAGGATCGGCTCACCGACCGGTACAAGATCGGACCCGGTGACCTTCGCGGGAAGGTCGACACGGCCGAGTGGCTCCTGGGCGCGGCCGAATCGCTGGCCGGCGAAATCGGCAGCGAGTGGACGGTCGCGGTACGGGAGGCCCGCGCCCGCGTCGAACACGGCGTCCGCGAGGACCTGCTCGAGTTGGTCGGGATCCGCGGCGTCGGTCGCAAACGGGCGCGACAGCTGTACGCCGCGGGGCTCGAGACGCCCGCGGATCTCCGGGCGGCGGACAAGGGCATCGTGCTCGGCGCACTCAGAGGGGAGAAGACCGCAGAGACGATACTCGAGAACGCCGGTCGCGAGGATCCATCGATGGACGGCGTCGAGCCGCGAGCGCCGGACGGGTCGCTCCGAAGTGGCGGCAGTGGCGGTGGCACCAGCGAGGCCATCGAGTCCGCCGGCAGCAATGCAGAAGACGATGACGACGAAACGCAGGCCTCGCTGGGTGATTTCTGA
- a CDS encoding undecaprenyl diphosphate synthase family protein: protein MGLYERYLAARIRHHEGEPPAHVALVITERDLLERGAYETLAEFFTWAFEYAERVTVYVSVLDPAAVPTLRRELEEIDAPRAVAVRGPDDRQSADTPIQIGIGLGGKHEFTSAVRTLAEHVEAGDLEPAMIDDDDVEAHLIFPDEPDLVIKTGAERLSDFMIWQSVYSELYFTDVNWRNVRKRDFLRAVREFCNRSRRFGR from the coding sequence GTGGGCCTGTACGAACGGTATCTCGCCGCACGGATCCGTCACCACGAGGGGGAGCCGCCGGCTCATGTCGCGCTCGTGATCACCGAACGAGACCTCCTCGAGCGCGGTGCCTACGAGACGCTCGCGGAGTTCTTCACCTGGGCCTTCGAGTACGCCGAGCGCGTCACCGTCTACGTGAGCGTGCTCGACCCGGCGGCCGTGCCGACGTTGCGACGCGAACTCGAGGAAATCGACGCTCCTCGAGCGGTGGCCGTCCGGGGACCGGACGACCGACAATCGGCGGATACGCCCATCCAGATCGGAATCGGACTCGGCGGAAAACACGAATTTACGAGTGCGGTCCGGACGCTCGCAGAGCACGTCGAAGCGGGAGACCTCGAGCCGGCGATGATCGACGACGACGACGTCGAAGCACACCTGATCTTCCCGGACGAACCCGACCTCGTGATCAAGACCGGTGCCGAGCGGCTCTCGGACTTCATGATCTGGCAGTCGGTCTACTCCGAACTGTACTTCACCGACGTCAACTGGCGTAACGTTCGAAAGCGGGATTTTCTCCGGGCGGTCCGGGAGTTCTGTAATCGCTCGAGGCGGTTCGGGCGGTGA
- a CDS encoding helix-turn-helix transcriptional regulator translates to MKLEEFKREHIREGTNVLVLSPLTPHGTKAFTELLSTTNPSRTNMAVVTYTQPPSMWLTDWEAASNGPPNEITFIHNGSEPGEEISTDQQRPGTINTVRASPQDPIDVVTHLGDELKRWQDEGRQSVISVQTLTILLEYIDFDTAFRYLHILIHRVQAAGAIGYYQMDPTIHDEETINTLSVLFDVVAEVSQTETGEDEWTLVGSKSRADVPHDHDHGSTVAKSESESELDQSTRERTPDVERHTEPRRDRDGNDHSPLTEFKTWVSSLWSGDGGDGSDGGDSARKQPHDRTLDGGETGPATNGSLETETDQPPRDAETEPPAPSQNGSNGTSESVEPSAAPASDDPLLTDQEQIQQLIAQSGGRMRQSDLVEETRWSSSSVSRKLSSMEEEGLITRVQVGRGNLVFLAGYEPDAAVSPSGTSSERTTPLKGE, encoded by the coding sequence ATGAAATTAGAGGAATTCAAACGAGAGCACATTCGGGAGGGGACGAACGTTCTCGTTCTCTCACCGCTCACCCCCCATGGGACGAAAGCGTTTACGGAGCTGCTTTCGACGACCAACCCATCCAGGACGAACATGGCTGTCGTGACGTACACGCAGCCACCGAGCATGTGGTTGACGGACTGGGAAGCGGCCAGTAACGGTCCACCGAACGAAATCACCTTCATCCACAACGGATCGGAACCTGGCGAGGAGATCAGTACCGACCAGCAGCGACCGGGAACGATAAACACGGTCCGTGCGAGCCCACAGGACCCCATCGACGTCGTCACCCACCTCGGCGACGAACTGAAACGCTGGCAAGACGAGGGCAGGCAGTCGGTCATCTCCGTCCAGACGTTGACGATCCTGCTCGAGTACATCGATTTCGACACGGCATTTCGGTATCTGCACATTCTCATCCACCGCGTGCAGGCTGCTGGAGCGATCGGGTACTACCAGATGGATCCCACGATCCACGACGAGGAAACGATCAACACGCTCTCGGTGCTCTTCGACGTCGTCGCCGAGGTCAGCCAGACCGAAACCGGCGAGGACGAGTGGACACTCGTCGGGAGCAAGTCACGCGCGGACGTCCCTCACGACCACGATCACGGCTCGACGGTGGCGAAGTCGGAGTCGGAATCGGAACTGGACCAGTCGACGCGCGAGCGTACACCCGACGTCGAACGCCACACCGAACCACGACGAGACAGGGACGGGAACGACCACTCGCCGCTCACCGAGTTCAAGACGTGGGTTAGCTCGCTCTGGTCCGGCGACGGAGGCGACGGAAGCGATGGAGGCGACAGCGCCCGGAAGCAACCACACGACCGGACGCTCGACGGAGGCGAAACCGGCCCTGCGACTAACGGGTCGCTCGAGACGGAGACGGACCAGCCACCCCGTGACGCCGAAACCGAGCCGCCAGCACCGTCCCAGAACGGATCGAACGGGACGAGCGAATCGGTCGAACCGTCGGCGGCGCCCGCATCGGACGATCCACTACTGACGGATCAGGAGCAGATCCAGCAGTTGATCGCCCAGTCCGGCGGCCGAATGCGACAGTCGGACCTCGTCGAGGAGACCAGGTGGTCGAGTTCCTCCGTCAGCCGCAAACTCTCGAGCATGGAAGAAGAAGGACTGATCACGCGCGTGCAGGTTGGCCGCGGGAATCTCGTTTTCCTCGCCGGCTACGAACCCGACGCGGCCGTCTCTCCATCCGGCACGTCGAGCGAACGAACGACGCCGCTGAAAGGCGAATAG
- a CDS encoding DUF92 domain-containing protein has product MTTPVRRAGAFAALCTLSLAVPIFGPELSAPIALVLALVAVAVTDGPVFDLFAFPDDYAEGHLFGLLTFVLAATTLGLLAVNWSLPLSIFVGVVFLVGYGSLAETFVRTRTDADILQTIAFGAVGSVAAIAGQLGARLATDAPLESAFPVVVFLAVSGTFLAALLRDVLISYDDPIVLLTVGLSLWLLYELEPSVDVAGIVIAIAITIAIGYVSYALGAASIAGMLTGILLALLTIVLGDYGWFAVLITFFGVGSLSTRFRYEQKTDRGVAEENDGARGSSNVIGNTAAALVAVVGFAASEAGLLTVDPDLFLFAFAGSIATALSDTLSSEIGSVFDSPRLITTFERVEPGTDGGVTWQGELAGVVGAAAVAGVSYVAYPGVGLTGALVIGVAGFLGMTADSILGATLEGDLLGNQSVNFLATVSGALAGAVLYAVV; this is encoded by the coding sequence GTGACGACACCGGTTCGACGGGCAGGAGCCTTCGCCGCACTCTGTACGCTCTCGCTGGCCGTTCCGATTTTCGGCCCGGAGCTGTCGGCCCCGATCGCCCTCGTCCTCGCGCTGGTGGCCGTCGCCGTCACCGACGGCCCCGTCTTCGATCTCTTCGCGTTTCCGGACGACTACGCCGAGGGACACCTGTTCGGGCTCCTCACGTTCGTTCTCGCCGCGACGACGCTCGGTCTGCTCGCCGTCAACTGGTCGCTCCCGCTCTCGATTTTCGTCGGCGTCGTCTTCCTCGTAGGATACGGCAGCCTGGCGGAGACGTTCGTCCGAACGCGAACCGACGCCGACATCCTCCAGACGATCGCGTTCGGAGCTGTCGGCTCGGTCGCCGCCATCGCCGGACAGCTCGGCGCTCGGCTGGCCACCGATGCCCCACTCGAGAGCGCGTTCCCGGTGGTCGTGTTTCTGGCCGTGAGCGGCACGTTCCTCGCGGCGTTGCTCCGTGACGTGCTCATCAGCTACGACGACCCGATCGTCCTGCTCACCGTCGGCCTCTCGCTGTGGCTCCTGTACGAACTCGAGCCGAGCGTCGACGTCGCCGGGATCGTCATCGCAATCGCGATCACGATCGCAATCGGCTACGTCTCGTACGCACTGGGTGCGGCCTCTATCGCCGGAATGCTCACCGGTATCTTGCTCGCGCTCTTGACCATCGTTCTCGGCGACTACGGCTGGTTCGCCGTCCTCATCACGTTCTTCGGCGTGGGAAGCCTCTCGACGCGGTTTCGATACGAGCAAAAGACCGACCGTGGCGTCGCCGAGGAAAACGACGGCGCACGCGGGAGTTCGAACGTGATCGGCAACACCGCGGCCGCGCTCGTCGCCGTCGTCGGGTTCGCTGCCAGCGAGGCCGGCCTGCTCACCGTTGATCCCGACCTCTTTCTGTTCGCGTTCGCCGGATCGATCGCGACCGCGCTCAGCGACACGCTCTCGAGTGAAATTGGGAGCGTCTTCGATTCCCCGCGACTGATCACGACGTTCGAGCGCGTCGAACCGGGAACCGACGGTGGCGTCACCTGGCAGGGCGAACTCGCCGGCGTCGTCGGTGCGGCCGCGGTTGCAGGCGTGAGCTACGTGGCGTATCCCGGCGTCGGACTCACGGGGGCGCTCGTCATCGGCGTCGCCGGCTTCCTGGGGATGACCGCCGACAGCATTCTGGGGGCGACCCTCGAGGGTGACCTCCTCGGCAACCAGAGCGTGAACTTCCTCGCGACAGTCTCGGGTGCGCTCGCTGGTGCGGTGCTTTACGCCGTCGTCTGA
- a CDS encoding TIGR01548 family HAD-type hydrolase, producing MHADAVVLDIDGVIVDVADSYRRAIVESIDHVYGRTIEKADIQLFKDAGGFNNDWELTYAAALYLLATGEGFQRSIEEFTDAIADAGGGLEATESVVREECGARATERIKQRWDRERLRDVFQQLYLGSDLYRGLEGGEPDPDLETRGFIHDEPLLLAEETREHLTERYDVGIVTGRPAAEAEIALERAGLDVPAEHRFTMDDWEEGKPHPRALTTLTDRFQADSVVFVGDTLDDIRTATNADEADSDSSREYHGVGVLTGGLTGEEGRRKYDAEGAAAVLESVDQLPDLLE from the coding sequence ATGCACGCAGACGCCGTCGTCCTCGACATCGACGGAGTGATCGTCGACGTCGCCGACTCCTACCGGCGGGCCATCGTCGAATCCATCGATCACGTCTACGGTCGGACCATCGAGAAAGCCGACATTCAGCTGTTCAAAGACGCGGGCGGCTTCAACAACGACTGGGAACTCACCTATGCCGCTGCGCTCTACCTGCTGGCCACCGGCGAGGGCTTCCAGCGGTCGATCGAGGAGTTCACCGACGCCATCGCCGACGCGGGCGGCGGTCTCGAGGCCACCGAATCCGTCGTCCGCGAGGAGTGCGGCGCTCGAGCCACCGAGCGAATCAAGCAACGATGGGATCGCGAGCGGCTTCGGGACGTCTTTCAACAGCTCTACCTCGGAAGCGACCTCTACCGCGGACTCGAGGGCGGCGAACCGGATCCGGACCTTGAGACCCGCGGGTTCATCCACGACGAGCCGCTGTTGCTCGCCGAGGAGACCCGCGAGCACCTCACCGAGCGCTACGACGTGGGAATCGTCACCGGCAGGCCGGCCGCCGAAGCCGAGATCGCCCTCGAGCGGGCGGGGCTCGACGTCCCGGCCGAGCACCGGTTCACGATGGACGACTGGGAGGAGGGCAAACCGCACCCGCGGGCCCTGACGACCCTCACCGACCGCTTCCAGGCGGACTCGGTCGTTTTCGTGGGCGATACGCTCGACGATATTCGAACCGCGACGAACGCCGACGAGGCTGATTCGGACTCCAGCCGCGAGTACCACGGTGTCGGCGTCCTCACCGGCGGACTGACCGGCGAGGAGGGCCGCCGGAAGTACGACGCTGAAGGGGCCGCCGCGGTCCTCGAGTCGGTCGACCAGTTGCCGGACCTGCTCGAGTAA
- the cgi121 gene encoding KEOPS complex subunit Cgi121: MELLEGRLRVDDLDSFIADLGEIGETHDVTIQAFDARYVAGRRHLERAVALADRATERGENVARDRAVEILLYAAGRRQIDRALEMGVDEGESDVIVLIDGQGDERAARTDLEDRFGLESVSALETVEEVVDVDVDTDVGEDVNVDRDLDTVRSFFEISDVERVATTASLEDLVCERVALLEVEK; the protein is encoded by the coding sequence ATGGAACTCCTCGAGGGCCGACTCCGCGTGGACGACCTCGACTCGTTCATCGCGGACCTCGGCGAAATCGGCGAGACACACGACGTGACGATCCAGGCGTTCGACGCCCGGTACGTCGCGGGTCGACGCCACCTCGAGCGAGCCGTCGCCCTCGCGGATCGGGCCACCGAGCGCGGCGAGAACGTCGCTCGCGACCGGGCCGTCGAGATTTTGCTGTACGCCGCCGGACGCCGCCAGATCGATCGCGCTCTCGAGATGGGCGTCGACGAGGGGGAATCAGACGTGATCGTGCTGATCGACGGGCAAGGCGACGAACGTGCGGCCCGCACCGACCTCGAGGATAGATTTGGTCTCGAGTCCGTGTCGGCGCTCGAGACGGTGGAGGAGGTCGTAGACGTGGACGTAGACACAGACGTAGGCGAAGACGTAAACGTAGATCGGGACCTGGACACCGTGCGTTCGTTCTTCGAAATCAGCGACGTCGAGCGGGTGGCGACGACGGCGAGCCTCGAGGACCTCGTGTGCGAGCGGGTGGCGTTGCTCGAGGTCGAGAAGTAG
- a CDS encoding response regulator transcription factor, which translates to MATSTNTADDSNGGTVLIVDDEPAITSAYARWLEGTYEVRTANSGPDALENLDEGVDVVLLDRRMPDVSGDELLATIRERGLDCRVAIVSAVEPDFDIIDMGFDMYLEKPVSEPSELRETVSKLLDRSTYDEQMQQFLSLASKKASLEAKKNEEDLSSNEEYQELADQVDSLRTDLSATATELDDEDLRAEFRNH; encoded by the coding sequence ATGGCGACATCAACAAACACTGCAGACGACTCGAATGGGGGGACGGTGCTCATCGTCGACGATGAGCCCGCAATCACCAGTGCGTACGCACGGTGGCTCGAAGGGACGTACGAGGTCAGGACCGCAAACAGCGGCCCAGATGCGCTCGAGAACCTCGACGAGGGGGTCGACGTCGTCCTTCTCGACAGACGCATGCCCGACGTGTCCGGCGACGAACTCCTGGCGACGATCCGAGAGCGCGGCCTGGATTGTCGGGTTGCCATCGTCTCGGCCGTCGAGCCGGACTTCGACATCATCGACATGGGGTTCGACATGTACCTCGAAAAGCCGGTTTCGGAGCCGAGCGAACTCCGGGAAACGGTTTCGAAACTGCTAGACCGGTCGACGTACGACGAACAGATGCAACAGTTCCTCTCGCTCGCCTCGAAAAAGGCGTCGCTCGAGGCGAAAAAGAACGAAGAGGACCTCTCCTCGAACGAGGAGTACCAGGAACTCGCCGATCAGGTCGATTCCCTGCGAACGGACCTTTCGGCCACCGCAACGGAACTGGACGACGAAGATCTCCGTGCGGAGTTCCGCAACCACTGA